One region of Diabrotica undecimpunctata isolate CICGRU chromosome 6, icDiaUnde3, whole genome shotgun sequence genomic DNA includes:
- the CycT gene encoding uncharacterized protein CycT has protein sequence MATPSNPNDRWYFTKEQLENTPSRKCGFDAHKELSNRQQAANFIQDMGQRLKVSQLCINTAIVYMHRFYVFHSFTKFPWHQMAAAALFLAAKVEEQPRKLEYVIRVANMCKNGRDTNIDVNSERYISQSQDLVFNENVLLQTLGFDVAIDHPHTHVVRCCHLVRASKDLAQTSYFMASNSLHLTTMCIQYKPTVVACFCILVACKWSNWEIPLSYEKKEWYSYVDPTVTAELLQQLTEEFLVIFEKCPSRLKEKIMAIADNVNHIPSHHIPSPFDDPKKKLPQEDGKDGHHRSSGSDNDPHKHRSSRPHDMGSSSQHQRERDRERERRERQQQHQKAIMGNSSNSSLSSSSSSMKSHSSHHRPDRPDRPDRPDRSDRPDRPDRPDRSDRPDRPDRQDRPDRPDRPDRQPVDPKMKPPSRPHTMPYPQPKDILREAAARDSPFGLARDTTREYPKDAHMARSDNKDPSKRDHQYKLNNQAEVNNVNAYNDLRLNYPPEKQRLDPNGRPRIDHKVPSSGVSRSRPEEQKSHLENIKKHLSSAPPDKNNSFPTKPVNAGMHNEVPKSVPKIITPVSSSAQPKLTHTNSGTYAPPVNSEFKIKTEPVTVKEEVPIPAVIKRPSLFSPEKTPPHKDIVPTVVPENPAFLSPLVSPVEIKRERNYSSSSEPELRPVMKKIDQVEGFENLMRDNTIGIDDTRQTPDHTAHLLKVKLEDESPLQDIIVPEVVESNGEIINRTSAAMVNGLQTSDPTVISNLLKEASTASHLPTVIPPEPTHETQTDKNHYHHKSKKKNKDKHKHKDKNREDKEKKKKHKDKDREKHRHKDKAPEVTAVPVKEPLKLKIPKDKIIMEPAPSEPPQGLKIKIPKNIINTENISELSNNPPPIGIKLKIPKEKLNNCPNIESSASRKRERDKDRGSPDGPASKISKSSIKESKTNGRYSNNNKVVQSGDGETSVHRLAESKYTHKSSTS, from the exons ATCACAGTTATGTATCAACACGGCCATAGTGTACATGCACCGTTTCTATGTTTTCCATTCGTTCACGAAGTTTCCGTGGCACCAGATGGCAGCAGCGGCGTTATTTTTAGCGGCCAAAGTCGAGGAACAACCTAGGAAATTAGAATACGTCATTAGGGTAGCAAATATGTGCAAAAACGGGAGAGATACAAATATTGATGTGAATTCAGAAAG GTATATTAGTCAATCCCAGGATTTGGTGTTTAACGAAAACGTTTTACTTCAAACTCTAGGATTCGACGTGGCCATAGACCATCCACATACCCACGTGGTAAGGTGCTGTCATCTCGTTAGGGCTAGTAAAGACCTCGCGCAGACTTCCTATTTTATGGCTAGTAATAG TTTACATTTAACGACAATGTGTATACAGTATAAACCGACGGTGGTTGCTTGTTTCTGTATCCTGGTAGCTTGTAAGTGGTCCAACTGGGAGATCCCGTTGTCGTACGAAAAGAAGGAGTGGTATTCATACGTGGATCCCACGGTGACGGCGGAATTGTTGCAACAATTAACAGAAGAATTTTTGGTGATATTCGAAAAGTGTCCTTCCAGGCTCAAGGAGAAGATTATGGCTATAGCTGATAACGTTAATCATATACCTTCTCATCATATTCCTTCGCCTTTT GATGATCCGAAGAAAAAACTTCCGCAAGAAGACGGGAAAGACGGCCACCACAGATCGTCGG GTTCCGACAACGACCCTCACAAACATAGATCGTCTCGGCCGCATGATATGGGCAGCAGTTCACAACACCAAAGAGAACGAGATAGAGAGAGAGAACGTCGGGAACGACAACAGCAGCATCAAAAGGCAATCATGGGCAATAGTAGTAATAGCAGTCTAAGTAGCAGCAGTAGTAGTATGAAATCTCACAGTAGTCATCATAGGCCTGATCGACCGGATCGTCCAGATCGACCGGATCGTTCAGATCGACCGGATCGTCCAGACCGACCCGATCGTTCAGACCGACCTGATCGACCGGATCGCCAAGATCGACCCGACAGGCCGGATAGGCCAGATCGACAGCCTGTGGACCCGAAGATGAAGCCTCCCTCGCGTCCTCACACCATGCCTTACCCCCAACCTAAAGACATCCTTAGAGAAGCAGCTGCTAGAGACTCACCTTTCGGATTAGCCAGAGATACTACGAGGGAATATCCCAAGGACGCCCATATGGCTCGATCCGATAACAAAGACCCAAGCAAACGAGACCATCAATACAAACTAAACAATCAAGCTGAAGTGAATAATGTTAACGCTTATAACGACTTAAGGTTGAATTATCCTCCAGAAAAACAAAGACTTGATCCCAACGGTAGACCTAGAATAGACCACAAGGTACCTTCGTCGGGTGTGTCGCGTAGTAGGCCGGAAGAACAGAAATCTCATCtagaaaatatcaaaaaacatTTAAGTTCAGCTCCTCCTGATAAAAACAATAGTTTCCCAACCAAGCCTGTCAACGCAGGTATGCATAACGAAGTTCCAAAATCCGTCCCTAAGAtaattacgccagtcagttcaaGTGCGCAGCCGAAACTAACGCATACGAACAGTGGTACGTACGCGCCGCCAGTTAAtagtgaatttaaaataaaaactgaacCGGTAACTGTGAAAGAAGAAGTTCCTATACCGGCAGTAATAAAAAGACCTAGTTTATTTTCTCCCGAGAAAACCCCGCCTCACAAAGACATTGTTCCTACCGTCGTTCCGGAAAACCCGGCTTTCCTTTCGCCGCTAGTGTCTCCGGTCGAAATAAAAAGAGAGCGGAACTATTCTAGTAGCTCGGAACCAGAGCTAAGGCCTGTGATGAAGAAAATCGATCAAGTTGAAGGTTTCGAAAATCTTATGAGGGACAATACAATAGGAATCGACGACACTCGACAAACGCCCGATCATACTGCTCATTTGTTGAAAGTTAAATTGGAAGATGAGAGTCCTTTGCAGGACATTATTGTACCAGAGGTCGTTGAGAGTAACGGCGAAATTATTAATAG GACATCAGCAGCGATGGTAAATGGTCTACAAACATCGGACCCGACTGTAATAAGTAATTTATTAAAAGAAGCCTCGACGGCTTCTCATCTCCCGACTGTAATACCTCCAGAACCCACACACGAAACTCAGACTGACAAAAACCACTACCACCACAAAAGTAAAAAGAAGAACAAGGACAAGCACAAGCACAAAGACAAGAACCGCgaggacaaagaaaagaagaagaagcataaaGATAAGGATCGCGAAAAGCACAGACACAAAGATAAAGCGCCGGAAGTGACGGCGGTACCCGTCAAAGAGCCGCTGAAGCTTAAAATACCCAAAGATAAAATAATCATGGAGCCAGCTCCGTCGGAGCCCCCGCAAGGACTGAAGATTAAAATACCTAAGAATATAATCAATACTGAGAACATTTCCGAGCTGTCCAATAATCCTCCACCTATAGGCATCAAACTGAAGATACCCAAAGAGAAGCTCAATAATTGCCCTAATATCGAAAGTAGTGCATCTAGGAAAAGGGAGAGAGACAAG GATCGAGGTTCCCCAGATGGACCTGCATCCAAAATATCAAAATCCAGTATTAAAGAATCTAAAACAAACGGCAGATACTCCAATAACAATAAG